A DNA window from Gemmatimonadota bacterium contains the following coding sequences:
- a CDS encoding efflux RND transporter periplasmic adaptor subunit, with the protein MKFDFCSKFLLAIVLCGIVACDQQAEQRTVDLTVPVTVQSVETGTIESIVTATGTLRPVREAQITTEIRGSLYWSKGRNNRLLAKGSEVRRGQTIARLDSDEWVVGARVEARKLAVETAKRTLKEQETLFSRQLATEMDVESARRAWADAEANYQDALIKIDKTKLLAPIQGVMSELADITQGTLVTPNTAIAKIMDYSQVFVDLKIPNAQIINVKLGQGIRVSNYALPEEVFEGEIVEMDPAIDPVTRTVRVVGMVDNPDLLLRAGMFVKAEIVTESRQNVVLIARNLVLRRRNQKVVFVEEEGRAQQREVETGLEDRDRVEIVVGLEPGDQLITSNYETLRPRTRVRVTGDRR; encoded by the coding sequence GTGAAGTTTGATTTTTGCTCAAAATTTCTATTGGCAATTGTTCTTTGTGGGATAGTCGCCTGTGATCAGCAGGCGGAACAGCGCACCGTTGATCTGACGGTTCCGGTCACTGTTCAATCCGTAGAGACGGGAACAATCGAATCTATTGTGACGGCGACAGGAACCCTCAGGCCAGTGCGCGAAGCCCAGATTACAACGGAGATTCGGGGGAGTCTGTACTGGAGCAAAGGGCGTAATAACCGCTTGCTCGCCAAGGGTTCGGAGGTTAGAAGGGGGCAGACTATAGCCAGGCTCGACAGCGACGAATGGGTTGTTGGCGCGCGGGTAGAAGCTCGCAAACTGGCGGTTGAAACAGCCAAGCGAACACTAAAAGAGCAGGAAACCCTGTTTAGCAGGCAACTGGCTACGGAAATGGACGTCGAAAGTGCGCGTAGAGCCTGGGCCGATGCAGAAGCCAATTATCAGGATGCCCTCATCAAAATCGACAAGACCAAACTTTTAGCCCCCATTCAGGGCGTAATGTCGGAACTCGCGGATATTACACAGGGAACGCTGGTGACGCCGAATACCGCAATCGCAAAAATTATGGATTATTCACAGGTATTTGTGGATCTGAAAATTCCCAATGCCCAGATTATCAATGTGAAATTGGGCCAGGGCATCCGCGTGAGCAATTACGCTTTGCCCGAAGAAGTTTTTGAGGGCGAGATTGTCGAGATGGATCCGGCTATTGATCCGGTTACGCGTACAGTTCGGGTCGTCGGTATGGTCGATAATCCCGACTTGTTGTTGCGAGCAGGCATGTTTGTCAAAGCGGAAATCGTTACGGAGTCGCGGCAAAATGTCGTACTTATTGCGCGCAATCTCGTTTTGCGGCGGAGAAATCAGAAGGTCGTTTTTGTTGAAGAAGAAGGCCGCGCACAACAACGCGAAGTCGAAACCGGATTGGAAGACCGCGATCGCGTGGAAATTGTGGTTGGCCTTGAACCGGGAGACCAGTTGATCACGAGCAATTACGAAACACTAAGGCCGCGTACCCGGGTGCGGGTCACGGGAGATAGACGATGA
- a CDS encoding efflux RND transporter permease subunit has translation MNLPEFSTRYPVTIAMATLAVVLLGWISLDGLGTDLLPDLQTPVVTIDLTAPGKSPVEIEESYTRRLERDVSTINGVKRVYSITRSGQAVVIAEFAWDADMDYGLLDVQKRVGRYAANEDVTQLDVTREDPLALAVMRIAITADENTELDALMGTVELLIKPKLEALDGVASAEVEGGAEKEVRVTLDPYLLEAFGLSSDAVINRIAQANADVSGGTLRENQQSYLVKALGRLDDINDVREVIVGERRGGGGTVSGDRVPVRVHNVGTVDLEYQERETIVRLDGRECVGLAIYKEAGSNTVAVVNIVLDAIDDIEADLSGMQFTTVENQARFVEDAIGEVETSAIHGAILAIFVLLIALRSWTVTLVIGLAIPISVLATFTLMYFEGLTLNIMTLGGLALGAGMLVDNAIVVIENIYRHLESGEDARTASSRGASEVGVAILASTLTTVAVFLPIVYLQGLAGKLFVDQAWTVAFSLLSSLVVAMTTIPMLTSRIFRRLNTTHKTTVRSDKYYRFLNGILNHKPIMLVVVLLILGGTGYIARELQTEFIPREDQGLFQIDLTLPEGSRVELSDQVALHAKEIVESVGGSDVAHVYALTGLNPALVSSGGEPTGPNRATLSVALHTQRSRSVSELVRDLDPILSAMPDIEVKYKLHETALEGVMGGQEAPIQVEVSGENLDILARITKELQTRIEGLPSVYNVRTSFQGGQPEIDLAIRDEVAAAFGLTTQTISRTLERQLSGEVAGELSKDQRTRDIRVKYRDVDLRELHTMQIEGSDGAILTLGDIAELNIIEGPREILREDQRRVGRITGYLTEGRILSEAVADVRAIMQEMVVPSGYRVEIGGEERERAASFESLKFALLLSIVLVYMVMASLFESTLHPFTVMFSVPLAGVGVIFGFYFLGEPLSVMAYIGIIMLGGIAVNDAIILVDRINQLRQAGLTLREAILQGGQDRLRPIMMTSATTILALLPMALGFGEGAKLRAPMAIAVIAGLVTSTLMTLLVIPTMYELIDRLRRKST, from the coding sequence ATGAATTTGCCTGAATTTTCAACGCGATATCCCGTGACAATTGCCATGGCGACCCTCGCTGTGGTGTTGCTCGGATGGATATCGCTGGACGGTTTGGGCACTGATCTCTTGCCGGATCTTCAGACGCCTGTCGTCACCATAGACCTGACAGCACCGGGCAAATCGCCTGTCGAGATCGAAGAAAGCTATACGCGCCGTCTCGAGCGCGATGTGAGCACGATTAACGGCGTCAAGCGCGTATATTCGATTACCCGCTCGGGGCAAGCCGTGGTCATTGCGGAATTTGCCTGGGATGCGGACATGGATTATGGGTTGCTCGACGTGCAAAAAAGAGTGGGGCGCTATGCGGCAAATGAAGATGTGACGCAACTGGATGTGACGCGAGAAGACCCGCTCGCGCTTGCGGTGATGCGCATTGCGATTACAGCCGACGAAAACACCGAACTCGACGCATTGATGGGTACGGTAGAATTGTTGATCAAACCCAAATTGGAAGCCCTCGATGGCGTGGCGTCTGCCGAGGTGGAAGGGGGGGCAGAAAAGGAAGTGCGCGTTACACTCGACCCCTATTTGCTCGAAGCGTTTGGACTTTCATCCGATGCGGTCATCAATCGCATCGCACAGGCAAATGCCGATGTATCCGGAGGTACGCTCAGAGAAAATCAGCAGTCGTATCTGGTCAAAGCCCTCGGTCGTTTAGATGACATAAACGATGTGCGGGAAGTCATCGTGGGAGAAAGGCGCGGAGGAGGGGGCACAGTTTCTGGCGATCGCGTTCCGGTGCGCGTGCACAACGTGGGCACGGTTGACCTGGAATATCAAGAGCGAGAAACCATCGTGCGCCTCGACGGACGGGAATGCGTTGGCCTCGCCATTTACAAAGAAGCCGGCAGCAATACAGTCGCCGTGGTCAATATAGTATTGGATGCGATAGATGATATCGAAGCAGACCTGAGCGGCATGCAGTTCACAACCGTCGAAAACCAGGCGCGATTTGTCGAAGATGCCATAGGCGAAGTCGAAACATCTGCCATCCACGGGGCGATTTTGGCGATTTTTGTGCTTTTGATCGCGTTGCGGAGTTGGACGGTGACACTGGTAATTGGGTTGGCGATTCCCATTTCCGTATTGGCGACATTCACGCTTATGTACTTTGAGGGTTTGACCCTGAATATTATGACACTGGGTGGGTTGGCTCTGGGCGCGGGCATGCTTGTTGACAATGCCATTGTGGTTATTGAGAATATTTATCGTCACCTGGAAAGCGGCGAGGATGCGCGCACGGCATCGAGCCGCGGCGCATCTGAAGTTGGCGTGGCAATTCTGGCGTCAACGCTGACGACCGTGGCTGTTTTTTTGCCCATTGTCTATTTGCAGGGGCTGGCGGGCAAACTCTTTGTGGATCAGGCGTGGACCGTTGCATTTTCGCTGCTGTCTTCACTGGTTGTGGCAATGACGACGATTCCGATGCTGACGTCACGCATTTTTAGACGGTTGAATACGACGCACAAAACGACTGTTCGGTCGGACAAATACTATCGGTTTCTCAATGGTATTTTAAACCACAAACCCATCATGCTTGTCGTCGTGCTGCTCATTCTGGGTGGAACGGGATATATCGCCCGCGAGTTGCAGACCGAATTTATCCCACGCGAGGATCAGGGATTGTTTCAAATTGACCTCACTTTGCCCGAAGGCTCGCGTGTGGAACTGAGCGATCAGGTCGCCCTGCACGCCAAAGAGATTGTCGAAAGCGTTGGCGGAAGCGATGTGGCGCATGTGTACGCGCTGACCGGCCTCAATCCCGCTCTGGTATCGAGCGGAGGCGAACCGACGGGGCCCAACCGCGCGACCCTATCGGTAGCATTGCACACACAGCGGTCGCGCAGCGTGAGCGAATTGGTGCGCGACCTGGATCCTATTTTGAGTGCCATGCCCGATATCGAAGTGAAATACAAGCTGCACGAAACCGCACTCGAAGGCGTGATGGGCGGGCAAGAAGCACCCATTCAGGTCGAAGTGTCTGGAGAAAATCTCGATATTTTGGCACGCATCACCAAAGAGCTCCAGACGCGGATCGAGGGTCTTCCTTCGGTGTACAATGTGCGCACGAGTTTTCAGGGCGGGCAGCCAGAAATCGATCTGGCGATTCGCGATGAGGTAGCGGCGGCATTCGGATTGACCACGCAGACCATCAGCCGCACACTGGAAAGACAACTGTCGGGAGAAGTTGCTGGCGAACTGTCAAAAGATCAGCGCACAAGGGATATCCGGGTAAAATATCGAGATGTCGATCTGCGCGAACTCCACACCATGCAAATTGAGGGATCAGACGGCGCAATCCTGACATTGGGGGATATTGCCGAACTCAATATTATTGAAGGTCCCCGCGAAATTTTGCGAGAAGATCAGCGGCGCGTGGGGCGCATTACGGGGTATCTCACAGAAGGGCGTATTTTAAGTGAAGCCGTTGCCGACGTACGCGCCATCATGCAGGAAATGGTTGTGCCGTCGGGGTATCGCGTTGAAATTGGCGGGGAAGAGCGCGAGCGCGCAGCGTCATTTGAAAGTCTCAAATTCGCACTCCTGCTTTCAATTGTGCTGGTCTATATGGTTATGGCATCGCTGTTTGAATCCACGCTCCATCCGTTTACCGTCATGTTTTCCGTTCCACTAGCCGGCGTCGGCGTAATATTTGGATTCTATTTTTTGGGCGAACCGCTCAGTGTGATGGCTTATATCGGCATTATTATGCTGGGTGGTATTGCGGTCAACGATGCGATCATTCTCGTGGATCGCATTAATCAACTCAGGCAAGCTGGCCTGACGTTGCGAGAAGCGATTCTACAGGGCGGGCAGGACCGCTTGCGTCCCATTATGATGACGAGTGCGACGACTATTCTCGCCCTGCTGCCCATGGCACTCGGCTTTGGCGAGGGGGCAAAATTGCGCGCGCCTATGGCTATAGCCGTCATTGCCGGATTGGTGACATCGACATTGATGACCTTACTCGTGATACCTACCATGTATGAACTGATTGATCGCCTCCGGAGGAAATCCACGTGA
- a CDS encoding efflux RND transporter permease subunit yields the protein MTLAGIAVRRPVTTAMFFLGLAILGAISLDRLPVQIFPELVYPEVFVALTQQGYSPEQVERELVMPVEREVGKLEGIEAYESFSRQNSGGVRISYAPNTDMKFALLQLESRITRLQSVLPERTRVNIQRFDASDLSATVMQIHVLGEGDINWLREFSEEKIRPELEAVDGVVNAQVLGGQRTAIEIIVDPLMLQAHQLSMSDVRNRINAFNTRRQYLGRVYDGDQAYAVSIKGQFTDLVQIRRVVIKPELPLHLGDIATIRYGLQERTDLQRINGKAAVGIRIQKDDEANLIELAGELEDTIERVNRDLAYENIQLVISQNQAEIMNEALNFLKRAAVVGGLLGLFVLFLFLRNLRFVAVLLLAIPCSLLLTFNLMYMWDLSLNVLSMCGLALAVGMLMDNGIVVMENIFKHFEQGKPPKEAAKAGTDEVARAVVAATATTITVFIPVVFIQSDFQDILREFALSIAFPLLASLLVALTLVPALASKTLSLASQPPIGTGVLIEMYTVCLKAGLRHRISVSLGIVGALVITLIISFFFMLQQDIRREESRFTVYISMPEGTTIEALDAVVGEIESAVRDLKGVDRFTTSISETQASINVELLPLSERPDQISVDLIKENLEESFEDVQNAIVSYEAIARTGRGGGGGRGGGGGGGGIRGAGRASGGFNLEGGTPSEMAVIRGYDFTVLQMLADDLVYRLEELEEIDPNSVRADAERGASEVHVLPDEEVMFDRRLQVRQVLNAVSDANPRGARSNISFLTPEGTEIPIDIRNVEDPEEEGEGIAGLRQTPILGSGGTYIPLVEVSHVRRDQGRSMILRTDQSRRIIVSYNFAEEILQSQPLLEASRAYVQAVVSEMVLPEGYSIEMIEAEEETIYYWMMGIAALLIFMILASLFESLSAPLIILCTLPAAIIGSCLALILSGTGLTSQEAPMALLGLIVLSGIAVNNGIVLIDAIETLRRRGFRRERAVLTASRSRVRPVLMTSATTILGMLPLALIFGGDYEIWPPFAIVVIGGLAVSTVSTLVFIPVVYMGIDQTKAWLTDIGWFGIVLGTTAAAGLTYWVDDYYQSLFWTCLLALPAWMLCMGVVWIVQRIYRARMASLSEIGNIEHLEIRNLTKIYGAPGQFKREWDRFKRRHQRLLERGQVLVDKKAIKDSLWWKLPLLALLIYLETYFEQGSWIFLTGLAIWGLVHHLILCAAALRDYQIVNRWLSQIARLILPLVFIAFIHWRLELISLTIATSAIYLLYRIIGFLANRVARGRVDPEHIPGKLGPVKGLVYRGAAAIPLIGVPRPQFQALGGVSLDIPRGMFGLLGPNGAGKTTLMRIVCRVLSSNYGSVLANGKIPLTHRNMQGVIGYLPQRFGLYLHMSAYNYLEYRALLEGFKDGVVRRKRVQECLEQVNLWDRRDDSIGSFSGGMKQRVGIAQTLLHLPQIIVVDEPTAGLDPLERIRFRNLLARFSQEKIIIFSTHIVEDIAGSCNRLAVLNHGKVLYTGTPIEMRDLARDKVWEALLPDPRFEALERDLDMITHVRVPDGIRVRFLATDPIPEARAVAPTLEDAYLYLLRHGDEYKQSNMA from the coding sequence GTGACACTTGCCGGTATTGCCGTTCGGCGGCCCGTGACCACGGCCATGTTCTTTTTGGGTCTGGCTATCTTAGGTGCGATTTCACTGGATCGGTTGCCCGTTCAGATCTTTCCCGAACTCGTTTACCCAGAGGTTTTTGTCGCGCTTACTCAGCAGGGCTATTCGCCCGAACAGGTCGAGCGAGAATTGGTTATGCCCGTCGAGCGGGAAGTAGGCAAACTCGAAGGTATTGAAGCGTATGAATCCTTTTCGCGCCAGAACAGTGGCGGGGTACGCATTTCTTACGCGCCCAATACGGATATGAAATTCGCCCTGCTACAACTCGAGAGTCGCATCACGCGCCTGCAATCGGTTTTGCCCGAAAGAACGCGGGTCAACATACAGCGCTTTGATGCCTCTGATCTGAGTGCCACGGTGATGCAAATTCACGTGTTGGGCGAAGGCGATATAAACTGGTTGAGAGAATTTTCCGAGGAGAAAATCAGACCGGAATTGGAAGCGGTCGATGGCGTTGTCAACGCGCAGGTCCTGGGCGGACAAAGAACAGCCATTGAAATTATTGTCGATCCATTGATGCTGCAAGCGCACCAGCTTTCGATGTCTGATGTTCGCAATCGCATCAATGCTTTTAATACGCGGCGGCAATATCTCGGGCGAGTGTACGACGGCGATCAGGCTTATGCAGTCAGCATTAAGGGCCAGTTTACAGACCTCGTGCAAATTCGCAGAGTCGTTATCAAGCCAGAATTGCCCCTGCACCTTGGCGATATTGCCACAATTCGCTACGGACTTCAGGAGCGCACAGATCTGCAGCGCATCAATGGCAAAGCCGCCGTTGGCATTCGCATTCAAAAAGACGATGAAGCCAATCTGATTGAACTTGCAGGAGAACTCGAAGACACCATCGAACGCGTCAACCGAGACCTCGCCTATGAAAATATCCAGCTCGTGATCAGCCAGAATCAGGCAGAGATTATGAACGAAGCCCTCAATTTCCTCAAACGGGCCGCTGTTGTCGGGGGATTGCTCGGGCTTTTCGTTTTGTTCTTGTTTTTGAGAAATCTGCGCTTTGTCGCTGTTTTGCTCCTCGCCATTCCGTGTTCTTTGCTGCTTACATTCAACCTGATGTATATGTGGGATCTCAGTTTGAACGTGCTCTCGATGTGCGGCCTCGCGCTTGCAGTTGGCATGTTGATGGACAATGGCATTGTGGTCATGGAAAATATTTTCAAGCATTTTGAACAGGGCAAACCTCCCAAAGAAGCCGCAAAAGCAGGGACCGATGAGGTCGCACGCGCCGTTGTTGCGGCAACCGCGACTACAATTACTGTTTTTATACCCGTAGTTTTTATTCAAAGCGACTTTCAAGATATCCTGAGAGAATTCGCGCTGTCCATCGCCTTTCCTCTGCTTGCCTCTCTTCTCGTAGCCCTCACACTCGTACCCGCTCTGGCATCAAAAACCCTCTCCCTCGCATCGCAACCGCCAATAGGAACAGGCGTGTTGATCGAGATGTACACCGTGTGCCTCAAAGCGGGCTTGCGCCACAGAATCAGCGTGTCACTGGGTATTGTCGGTGCGCTTGTCATCACGCTGATCATTTCTTTTTTCTTTATGCTGCAACAGGATATCCGTCGCGAAGAAAGCCGTTTTACCGTCTATATCAGCATGCCTGAAGGCACGACTATCGAAGCCCTCGATGCTGTTGTTGGCGAAATTGAAAGTGCTGTGCGAGATCTCAAAGGTGTAGATCGCTTTACGACCAGTATCAGCGAAACCCAGGCGAGTATCAATGTGGAGCTTTTGCCCTTATCCGAACGCCCCGATCAAATTTCTGTCGATCTCATCAAAGAGAATCTCGAAGAGTCCTTCGAAGATGTCCAAAACGCGATTGTGAGTTATGAGGCCATCGCGCGCACAGGCAGGGGAGGTGGGGGAGGCCGGGGGGGAGGTGGGGGAGGTGGAGGTATTCGGGGTGCCGGTCGGGCTTCGGGCGGATTCAATCTGGAAGGGGGCACTCCTTCGGAAATGGCTGTGATTCGCGGCTATGATTTTACGGTGCTTCAAATGCTTGCAGACGATCTGGTCTATCGCCTCGAAGAATTGGAGGAAATCGATCCCAATAGCGTAAGAGCCGATGCAGAACGCGGCGCATCTGAAGTGCATGTTTTGCCCGATGAAGAAGTAATGTTTGATCGGCGATTGCAGGTGCGCCAGGTGCTCAATGCCGTATCCGACGCCAATCCGCGCGGTGCGCGATCCAATATTTCATTTCTCACACCCGAAGGCACTGAAATCCCGATTGATATTCGCAATGTCGAAGACCCCGAAGAAGAGGGGGAGGGTATTGCGGGGTTGAGACAAACGCCGATACTGGGTTCAGGGGGGACGTACATTCCCCTTGTGGAAGTTTCGCATGTTCGCCGAGATCAGGGCAGGAGCATGATTTTGCGCACCGATCAATCGCGGCGCATAATTGTGTCCTATAACTTCGCAGAAGAAATTTTGCAATCTCAGCCTCTGCTGGAAGCCTCTCGCGCTTATGTGCAAGCTGTGGTTTCCGAAATGGTGTTGCCCGAAGGGTATAGCATCGAAATGATCGAGGCAGAGGAAGAGACGATCTATTACTGGATGATGGGCATTGCCGCGCTGTTGATTTTTATGATTTTGGCCTCTTTGTTTGAATCGCTTTCCGCGCCTTTGATTATTCTGTGTACGTTGCCCGCAGCAATTATTGGATCGTGCCTGGCACTGATCTTATCGGGTACGGGATTGACCTCGCAAGAAGCGCCAATGGCACTGTTGGGGCTTATTGTTTTAAGCGGTATTGCCGTCAACAATGGGATCGTGCTGATCGATGCGATTGAAACCCTTCGCCGCCGCGGGTTCAGGCGAGAACGCGCGGTACTCACGGCGAGCCGCTCGCGCGTGCGTCCTGTTTTAATGACTTCGGCAACCACCATTTTGGGCATGTTGCCCCTGGCACTCATATTTGGCGGCGATTACGAAATTTGGCCGCCCTTTGCGATTGTGGTAATCGGAGGCCTGGCGGTTTCAACAGTTTCCACCCTCGTATTTATTCCCGTGGTGTATATGGGAATTGATCAGACCAAAGCCTGGCTAACGGATATTGGGTGGTTCGGCATCGTATTAGGGACGACAGCAGCCGCGGGATTGACGTATTGGGTTGACGATTATTACCAGAGTTTGTTCTGGACCTGTCTTTTGGCATTGCCGGCGTGGATGTTGTGTATGGGTGTGGTCTGGATTGTGCAACGCATTTATCGCGCGCGTATGGCTTCTCTTTCTGAGATCGGCAATATTGAACATCTCGAAATTCGCAATCTGACCAAAATTTACGGCGCGCCGGGGCAGTTTAAGCGCGAATGGGATCGCTTTAAGCGGCGTCATCAGCGCCTTTTAGAGCGCGGGCAGGTATTGGTAGATAAAAAGGCGATTAAGGACAGTTTGTGGTGGAAGTTACCACTTCTGGCACTTTTAATCTATTTGGAAACCTATTTTGAACAGGGATCCTGGATATTTTTGACAGGACTTGCTATATGGGGCCTGGTACATCATCTCATACTATGCGCGGCAGCTTTGCGCGATTACCAGATTGTGAACAGGTGGTTATCACAAATTGCCCGATTGATTTTGCCGCTGGTCTTTATCGCCTTTATCCATTGGCGTCTGGAACTTATATCTTTGACCATCGCCACTTCTGCGATCTACTTGCTCTATCGCATTATCGGATTTTTGGCAAATCGCGTTGCACGAGGTCGCGTTGATCCCGAGCATATACCGGGCAAATTAGGCCCTGTTAAAGGTCTCGTGTACCGCGGCGCTGCAGCCATTCCCCTGATTGGCGTTCCGCGCCCACAATTCCAGGCTCTCGGAGGTGTAAGTCTCGATATTCCGCGTGGCATGTTTGGGCTTTTGGGTCCCAATGGCGCGGGCAAGACTACGTTGATGCGGATAGTGTGTCGGGTCTTGTCGTCAAATTATGGGTCGGTGCTCGCCAATGGAAAAATACCGCTTACACATCGGAATATGCAGGGGGTAATTGGATATTTGCCGCAGCGCTTTGGCCTGTATCTGCACATGTCTGCGTATAATTATCTGGAGTATCGCGCGCTTTTAGAGGGATTTAAGGATGGGGTAGTACGACGCAAGCGCGTTCAGGAATGTCTGGAACAGGTCAATCTATGGGATAGGCGCGACGATTCGATAGGGTCGTTCTCTGGCGGTATGAAACAGCGCGTGGGCATTGCACAAACCCTGTTGCACTTGCCGCAGATTATCGTAGTGGATGAGCCGACAGCGGGATTGGATCCTCTTGAGCGGATCCGATTCAGAAATCTGTTGGCGCGATTTAGCCAGGAAAAAATCATTATTTTTTCCACACATATTGTCGAAGATATTGCGGGCAGTTGTAACCGATTGGCTGTGCTGAATCACGGTAAGGTGCTCTACACGGGAACCCCGATTGAAATGCGCGATTTGGCGCGCGATAAGGTGTGGGAGGCTCTGCTGCCTGATCCGCGCTTTGAAGCACTGGAACGCGATCTGGATATGATTACACATGTGCGCGTGCCCGATGGGATTCGGGTGCGTTTTCTCGCAACTGATCCCATCCCAGAAGCGCGTGCTGTTGCGCCCACCCTCGAAGATGCGTACCTTTATCTTTTGCGACATGGCGATGAATACAAACAGTCTAACATGGCGTGA
- a CDS encoding tetratricopeptide repeat protein: MQSPQPQQEDILVWFLRVWGQIEANYIRILTGFGIAIVAALIVLFFYRGQTQRAEAARTALGDVYIALYEGRVEDAIASSQEVMETYAGEAEAGEALMALANLHYEEGRIAEARTYFQQYVDEYPTDGPLGYGAWSGLASCLESEEKFAEAGQQFASFAEAHPRSPFAPIALKEAGRCYELGKMPQQASEAYQKIVKEYDESSVTRFARGQLSMMGIEID; encoded by the coding sequence ATGCAGTCACCGCAACCGCAACAAGAAGACATACTGGTCTGGTTTCTCAGGGTGTGGGGCCAGATTGAAGCGAATTATATCAGAATCCTCACGGGATTTGGGATTGCCATTGTCGCTGCGTTGATTGTCCTGTTTTTTTATCGCGGACAAACCCAACGCGCAGAGGCGGCTCGAACAGCCCTCGGAGACGTTTATATCGCACTTTATGAAGGGCGTGTAGAAGATGCGATTGCCTCATCTCAAGAAGTAATGGAAACCTATGCAGGCGAAGCCGAAGCGGGCGAAGCATTAATGGCGCTGGCCAATTTGCATTATGAAGAAGGGCGTATCGCAGAGGCCCGCACATATTTTCAGCAATATGTGGATGAATATCCAACAGACGGACCATTGGGTTACGGTGCCTGGTCGGGTTTGGCGTCATGTCTTGAAAGCGAAGAAAAATTCGCCGAAGCAGGTCAACAGTTCGCATCCTTTGCCGAAGCGCACCCCAGATCACCATTTGCGCCGATAGCTCTGAAAGAAGCCGGCAGATGTTACGAACTCGGAAAAATGCCTCAGCAAGCGAGTGAGGCGTATCAAAAGATCGTCAAAGAATACGATGAGTCGTCCGTCACAAGATTTGCACGCGGTCAATTGAGCATGATGGGTATTGAGATAGATTAG
- a CDS encoding helix-turn-helix domain-containing protein: MENYGISEAAKILKVTDKTIRNYINRGFLKPEKWNGTWRISRDEVQEIFRKKFGKEMRENPIDISHNPDQILVEKSEFEAQQQQLGKLAAIETVERELRAEIRSINERNAQLEASSASGWTEARALKEELEKTREELNMVKEQEKKAEQDANWLRRQQEEVEITAQKSAETIQKLREENQRLSDLLYQRALGLAHADVRDQHHKHQ; the protein is encoded by the coding sequence ATGGAAAATTATGGAATTTCCGAAGCTGCAAAAATTCTTAAAGTTACTGATAAAACAATAAGAAATTATATAAATAGAGGTTTTTTAAAGCCTGAAAAATGGAATGGGACCTGGCGGATATCCAGAGATGAGGTGCAGGAAATATTTAGGAAAAAGTTTGGAAAAGAAATGAGAGAAAATCCGATCGATATAAGCCATAATCCCGATCAAATTCTCGTCGAAAAATCCGAATTTGAAGCCCAACAACAGCAATTGGGAAAATTGGCAGCGATCGAAACCGTTGAAAGAGAACTGAGAGCGGAAATTCGCAGTATAAACGAAAGAAATGCGCAATTAGAGGCGTCATCTGCCTCTGGATGGACGGAAGCACGGGCGTTGAAAGAAGAACTGGAAAAAACGCGGGAAGAGCTAAATATGGTAAAAGAACAGGAAAAAAAAGCAGAACAAGACGCAAATTGGCTGCGCAGACAACAAGAAGAAGTGGAAATAACCGCTCAGAAAAGCGCTGAAACGATTCAGAAACTGCGCGAAGAGAACCAGCGGCTGTCAGATCTGTTATATCAACGCGCTCTTGGACTTGCACACGCGGATGTGAGAGACCAGCACCACAAACACCAGTAA